In the Afipia sp. GAS231 genome, AGGGCGCGGGCGACAATACGCTCGACGCCTACCGCCGGGATCTAACGGATTTTTCCGAGTTCCTCGGCCGCAGCGGGCAGAATTTTGCCGGCGCCGAAACCGATACATTGCGGAACTACCTCGCCGATCTCGACACGAGAGGCTTCAAATCCTCCTCCGTGGCGCGCCGGCTGTCGGCGATGCGGCACCTGTTTCGCTTCCTGCTGAACGAGCGAATCCGCAGCGACGATCCGGCAGCGATCCTGTCGGGCCCGAAGCGCGGCCGCGGCCTGCCCAAGGTGCTGTCGATCGCGGATGTCGATCGCATGCTGACGCGGGCCAAGGAACTGACCGAGCAGGATGTCTCGCCGCAGCAGCGGCTGCGCGCGCTGCGGCTCTATTGCCTGCTGGAAGTGCTCTACGCCACCGGCTTGCGTGTCTCGGAACTGGTGGCCCTGCCGCTGTCGGCCTCGCGCCGCGACGCCCGCATGATCGTGGTACGCGGCAAAGGCAACAAGGAACGGCTGGTCCCGCTGAACGAAGCCTCGCGGCAAGCGATGGCCGACTATCTCGCCGCGATGGAGGTACTGAAGCCTGAGAAGAAGAAAAACACCCCGGCCTCGAAGTGGCTGTTTCCCTCCTTCGGCGAGAGCGGGCATCTGACGCGGCAGCATTTTGCGCGTGACCTGAAAGAACTGGCGGCCGCCTCAGGCCTCGCGCCGCGGCTGATATCGCCGCACGTGCTGCGCCACGCCTTTGCCAGCCACCTGCTGCACAACGGCGCCGACCTGCGCATCGTGCAGACGCTGCTCGGCCACACCGATATTTCGACCACGCAGATCTACACCCATGTGGTCGAGGAGCGGCTGAAAAGCCTGGTGCGCGACCTGCATCCGCTGGCGGAGAAATGAGACGCTATCGGTCGTCCCTGCGCCCCCGTGCGCAATTGCGCACCAGGCGGGGACGACGGATGATAGACCGCCCGTCTTGACTTCCGCGTCATCTCCCCCGAAAGAGCCGTCTCCCGCCCGTGGCCGTGCTCGGCGTGCGTTTCGCAATCAGGCTCCCCGCAATCGAAATCCACGCTAAATCATTGAAGATGCGTGCTTTCTGGGGACCAATCGAAACCGCTTCGCGTCCTGTCGCGTTGTTCCCTATATTGATTTGATGCCGGATCAGATGCGCAGCTATCTCGACTTCGAAAAACCCGTTGCCGAACTCGAGGCCAAGGTCGACGAGTTGCGTGCGCTTGCCGCAACCGGCAGCGACATCGGCGACGAGATTTCGCGGATCGAGGACAAGGCGTCGCAGGCCCTGACCGACCTCTACTCCAACCTGACCCCATGGCAGAAGACGCTGGTTGCGCGGCATCCGCAGCGGCCGCACTTCAGTGATTTCGTCAGCGCGCTGATATCGGAATTCACGCCGATGGCAGGCGACCGCAAGTTCGGCGAGGACGAGGCGCTGATGGGCGGCTTCGGCCGCTTCCGTGGCGAGAGCATCTGTGTCATCGGCCAGGAAAAGGGCGCCACCACCGAGAGCCGCATCAAGCATAATTTCGGCATGGCCCGCCCCGAAGGCTACCGCAAAGCCGTTCGCCTGATGGAGATGGCCGACCGGTTCGGCATCCCTGTGCTGTCGATTGTCGATTCGGCCGGCGCCTATCCCGGCATCGGCGCCGAGGAACGCGGCCAGGCGGAAGCGATCGCGCGCTCCACCGACGCCTGCCTGTCGCTCGGCGTGCCCAATGTCGCGATCGTCACCGGCGAAGGCATGTCCGGCGGCGCCATCGCCATCACCACCGCCAACAAGGTGCTGATGTTCGAACACGCGATCTACAGCGTGATTTCGCCGGAGGCGGCCTCCTCGATCCTGTGGCGCGACGGCACCAAGGCCCAGGAAGCCGCGACCAGCATGAAGATCACGGCGCAGGACATGCTGCGATTCGGCGTCATCGACCTGATCCTGAAGGAGCCCGCGGGCGGCGCCCACCGCGATTCGGCCGCCATGATCGCGGCCACCGGCGATGCCATCGCGCAGGCTTTCGACGACCTGCGCAACCTCGATGCCGATGGCGTCCGCCGCCAGCGGCGGCAGAAATTCCTCGATATCGGCCGGAAGCTCGGCTAAAGCTCGTTCCGATCGAATTGGGATCTGGCCTATTCTATTGTTTTGACACGGTTTTTAGCCGAATCCGACTCGCGTCCCGGAAACGCTCTGGCCGCCCCCAAAACCGCCAATTTTTTGTCAAATCATTGATCTCGGCCGCAATTAGGCCCCGAGCCCGTTCTTTAACTCCTGTTGACCATGCCCGCCGTGCAACCGGCTGGCACGGCTGGTTCAGGTTGCGACCAAATCGGCCAAAGGGTAAGATTTTATACATTGGCTTCAGGGCATGACGCTGTGGTTGGGGTGCGAAAATTGCCCGATGGGTGTGGAGCTTAGCCTTTGAAATACCGCTCGCTGGTTCGCGCGCTTGTAACCTCGGCTGCCCTTGCGGGCGCCGGTGTGTTGATGGCCGGCTGTGATAGCGATCAAATCTCACTCGCTACCAATGCCAAGGCCAACCAGCCGGTTCCGCCGAAGCTGATCCAGGCGATGGTCGAAAAGGACATGGACCTGAATTCGCCGGTCCTGGTCCGGTTGTTCAAGCAGGAAGCCGAGCTTGAAGTCTGGAAGCAGGATCGCAGCGGACGTTTTGCGCTGCTGAAGACCTATCCGATCTGCCGCTGGTCGGGCGATCTCGGACCCAAGGTCCGCGAAGGCGACCGTCAGGCGCCGGAAGGCTTCTATAATATTTCGCCGGCGCAGATGAATCCGCAGTCGGCCTACTACCTCTCCTTCAACACCGGCTACCCCAACGCATTCGACCGTTCGCTCGGCCGCTCCGGCTCGCAGTTGATGGTGCATGGCGATTGCTCCTCGCGCGGCTGCTACGCAATGACCGACGAGCAGATCGCGGAAATCTATTCGCTCGGCCGAGAGTCGTTCTTCGGCGGCCAGAAATCGTTTCAGTTTCAGGCCTATCCGTTCCGGATGACGCCGATCAACATGGCCAAGCATCGGAACAATCCGAACATGCCGTTCTGGAAGATGATCAAGGAAGGCTACGATCATTTCGAGGTGACGAAGCAGGAGCCGAAGGTCGATTTCTGTGAAAAGAAATACGTGTTCGATGCCATTCGGGCGCCGAACGCTACCCGTGATCCGGTGTTCGAGGCCTCCGCCAAGTGCCCGGCCTACGCCATTCCGGACGAAGTCGCCGACGCCGTGCGCGAGAAGCAGGCGACCGAGTTGGCCGAAACCGCCAGGCTGATCGCGAAGGGGACACCGGTCGCGCAGATGAATACCGGCATCGATGGTGGCATGAACAAGGTGTTCGCTGCCCGTGTGCCTGAAGGCAATACGGGTCTCTCCGAAGGCGGCGACAGCCAGGGCCTGTCGGTGCTGGCGATGTCGCGCGCGCCCGGCACCATTCCCTCGACCGTCAATCCTCCCCGCGCGCCGAACTCGCCGTCCAACAATCTGCTGCAGGGCGCGCCCGAAGAGCCGAAACTCGCGGCAGCACCGGCGCCGACCGCTGGACCGACGCGGGTCGCGAACGCCGCGCCGACGGCGCAGAACGACGGCTTCTTCTCCAGCCTCGCCCGCAAGGTCGGCATCGGCGGCACCGCCGATGCGACTGCAACGACGGCAAGCGCGCCGCCGCCGCCCGCAAAGCCGAAAGTGATCGAGGCCAAGCGCACCGAAACGCCGCGTCCCGAGGCCTCAGTGCCGAAGCCCGCCGCGCCGAAGGTTGCCGCCGCCAAGCCGGCGTTGAAACCATCCGTCTCCGATGCGCCGGCGCAAGCCGCCGCACCTGCCGCCGCGCCCAGCCAGGTTGCGGGATCAGCGCCGATCGTGTCGACGAACTCGTTCGACAGCCGATTTGGGGCGGTGAAGTAGGCGCTTCCGGTATCCGCCAGACACCGAAACACCGTCATGCCCCGCGAGGGCGGGGCATCCAGTATTCCGTGAGTTTTGTGGTTATCGCCCCAACGCAGCGTACTGGATCATGCGCTTTCGCGGATGGTGACATCCGCGCCGGTTCCGTCGGGACCGTCCGGCACCGCTAGCAACCATTCAATGCTCGAATGGAAGAAATCAAATTTTCGTCCTGAACCCTTGTCGTTCGAACGATAGCTTCTCCGTCACAGCGCTTTGGCTGACGAGCGACGAATGTGTATCGAACCCGGTATTCATTGGACGACACCGGATTGACATCGATCAGACTGAGCGGCTCGTCCAAATGACCGTAGAATTTGGTGATCGCATCCGCAGAAAAAGGACCGTTCCGTCGCTTTTCGGGCACCAGAAATGCGACGGCTTCGTCACCGCTCCCGGCCGCCAAAGCAACATAGAAACCTTGAACTGTCGTCATGGCGGTGTCGTAAGCATCCGTCGGATCCACATCCCTTTCAACGCTCGTTATCGGCAGAAGCAACGGAGCGTGATGGTGTCCCGTGTGAGCCCCAAAAGCAGATTTACCCAAGACCCTTACCCGCGTCCCTACGAGACGCCTCAATCTCTCGCTTAGGGTGCTTGCTTTGTTTTGATCCCATTCCGGGAAGACCTGGATACTGTCTATCTTGTCGGCGGGATCGACAAAGTCATCGCCCTCGGCACAGACGGGGCGATCCAGCTTCAGAATGTAAGTTGGCTCGGGAGTATCGCCTTTTGTAACGCCGCCGTTGTAAGGCGGGCCACCAAAAATCCGAAACGTCAGCTTGCCCGCAAAAGTTACCGGGCTTTCTTTTTTCACATCCAGGCACGCGCTACGGGCTGGGCCGGAATTGAGACCCGTCAACGTAACGATGAGGGCGGCCAGGAATCTCAATGAATGCACGGAAAGCCTCATGGTGCGGCTTCCAGCCGCCAGACCGCTGGAAGATTGCGAGCCTGCCATCCCAAGGATAGCGAGCGCCTTCCACCCTTGATGCCCCTGAAGGTCAGCAAGCCTCACACGGGTATTGTGCGCCTAAGCATACCGCCCATGGCAGTGCTTGTACTTCTTGCCGGAATTGCACGGACAATCCTCGTTGCGGCCGACCTTGCCCCAGCTTGCGGGGTTTTTCGGATCGCGGTCGGCGGCGGCGGTCGCGGGCACCAGCGAGGCGCCGGCGAATGCCATCTCGTCTTCGCCGGTATTGGGATCGAGCTTGTGCGCCTCCATCGGCGGCAACGGTGGCTGCTGCTCTTCCGGCGGCACGATCTCGACGCGCATCAACTGCGCCGACACCGCTTCGCGCAGATGCGCGATCATCGCCTCGAACAGGCTGAACGCCTCCGACTTGTATTCCTGCAGCGGATCGCGCTGGCCGTAGCCGCGCAGGCCGATCACCTGGCGCAGATGGTCGAGCATGATCAGGTGTTCGCGCCACAGATGATCCAGCGTCTGCAGCAGAATGGTCTTCTCGACATAGCGCATCACGTCGGGGCCCCATTGCGCGACCTTGGCCGCCATGTGCTCGTCGACATGCTTCTCGATGCGCCCGAGCAATTCCTCGTCGGCGATGCCTTCTTCCTTGGCCCACGTCTCGACCGGCAGGTCGACGTCGAGCACGCGCTTCAATTCGTCCTTCAATCCTGCGACGTCCCACTGCTCGGCATAGGCATGCTCGGGCACGTGCTTGGCGACGACGTCCTCGACGAACGCATGGCGCATGTCGGCGACCGTCTCGGCGACGCTGTCGTCCTTCATCAGGTCGATGCGCTGGTCGAAGATCACCTTGCGCTGGTCGTTCTGGACGTTGTCGAACTTCAGCAGATTCTTGCGGATATCGAAGTTGCGGGCCTCGACCTTCTGCTGCGCCTTCTCCAGCGCCTTGTTGATCCAGGGATGGATGATCGCCTCGCCCTCTTTCAGGCCGAGCCGCGTCAGCATCGAGTCGAGCCGGTCGGATCCGAAGATCCGCATCAAATCGTCTTCCAGCGACAGGAAGAATTTGGAGCGGCCGGGATCGCCCTGGCGGCCGGAGCGGCCGCGAAGCTGGTTGTCGATGCGGCGGGATTCATGCCGTTCCGAGCCGATGATGTAGAGACCGCCCGGCTTCCTGATGGTCTTCGCGGGCTTGCCGCCCTTGGCGGGCTCGATCTCGACCTCGTCCTCGGCCTTCAGCACGATCTCGCGGAAACGCTCGACGTCGGCCTTGATGAGTTCGATCTTGGCGGCCTTCTCGGCCTCGTCGGTAATCCCGGCGGTCTCGTGCAGGATCCGCATCTCGAGCGAACCGCCGAGTTTGATGTCGGTACCGCGGCCGGCCATGTTGGTCGCGATCGTGATCGCGCCGGGAACGCCGGCTTCGGCGACGATATAGGCTTCCTGCTCGTGGAAGCGCGCGTTCAGCACCGCGAACAGTTTGGCCGGCTTGCCGGCGCGGGCGGCGGCATAGAGCTTGTCCATGCCGGATTCGGCGCCGAAATCGATCTGCTTGTAGCCGTGCTGCTTGAGATAGTCGGCGATCACTTCCGATTTTTCAATTGACGCCGTGCCGACCAGCACCGGCTGCAGCCGCGCGTTGGCGCGTTCGATCTCGGCCAGGATCGCGGCGTATTTCTCGTTCTGGGTACGGTAGACCTCGTCGTCCTCGTCCAGACGCGCGATGTTCACATTGGTCGGGATTTCCACGACCTCGAGCTTGTAGATGTCGAACAGTTCGTCGGCTTCGGTCAGCGCCGTGCCGGTCATGCCGGCGAGCTTTTCGTACATCCGGAAATAGTTCTGGAAGGTGATCGAGGCCAGCGTCTGGTTTTCCGGCTGGACCTGGACGTGCTCCTTGGCTTCCAGCGCCTGGTGCAGGCCCTCGGAATAACGGCGGCCCTGCATCATGCGGCCGGTGAACTCGTCGATGATGACGACTTCGTCGTCGCGGACGATGTAGTCCTTGTCGCGATTGAACAGCGAGTGGGCGCGCAGCGCCTGGTTGATGTGATGCACGACCGAGACGTTCTCGACGTCGTAGAGCGATTCACCCTTGAGCTGGCCGGCGTCGCGCAGCAGCGTCTCGATCTTCTCCATGCCGGCTTCGGTCAGCGTCACGGTGCGCTGCTTCTCGTCGACGTCGTAGTCGGTCTTGTCGAGCTTGGGCAGGAAAGTATCGATGGTGTTGTAGAATTCCGAGCGGTCGTCGAGCGGGCCGGAAATGATCAGCGGCGTGCGCGCCTCGTCGATCAGGATCGAGTCGACTTCGTCGACGATGGCGTAGAAGTGGCTGCGCTGGACCATGTCCTCGAGCCGGTACTTCATGTTGTCGCGCAGATAGTCGAAGCCGTATTCGTTGTTGGTGCCGTAGGTGATGTCGCAGGCATAGGAATTCTTGCGCTCGGCATCGTCGAGGCCGTGGACGATCACGCCGGTGGTCATGCCGAGGAAGCCGTAGATCTGGCCCATCCATTCGGAGTCGCGCTTGGCGAGGTAGTCGTTGACGGTGACGACGTGGACGCCCTTGCCGGCGAGCGCGTTGAGATAGACCGCGAGCGTCGCCACCAGCGTCTTGCCTTCGCCGGTCTTCATCTCGGCGATGTCGCCCTCGTGCAGCACCATGCCGCCGATCAGCTGGACGTCGAAATGGCGTTGGCCGAGGGTGCGCTTGGCGGCCTCGCGCACGGTGGCGAAGGCCGGGACCAGGATGTCGTCGAGCGTCGTCTTGCCGTCGGCGAGCTGGGCGCGGAACTCGGCGGTGCGGGCCTTCAGCGCCTCATCCGAGAGTGCTGAGAGCTCGGGCTCCAACGCGTTGATGGCGTTGACGCGGGACTGATATCCCTTCACCCGCCGGTCGTTGGCGGAGCCGAAAAACTTGCGGGCGAGCGCGCCGATCATGCCAATTCCTGCCTTTGCCGTGCTTGCGTTTCAGCCGTGACGAGGTCCACCAAGTTGCCTATCAACTCACCGTGACGCGTCGCGGCAAACTCCCCGAGAGGGGGTCATCCGCCTAGTGAGTGGGAATTAGGCAACCCAAGGTTCAACGGCAAAAACCACAGCAAAATAAGCTTAATACCGTCGATAGGTTCCGGCAGAGATATGGCTGGGCCGGGGGGTTGTCAACGCTCGCTGTATGTCAAGGAATTCATCATTTTGACAGACTTTTCGCGTTGCCAAGCTCTCACGATTGGGCGAGTGTCCCGCCGCCTTTGGCGTTCCCCTTCTTCAAGACAAGGATTTTGCATGACCTTCCCGTTCCCGGAAACGAAAACCGGCCTGCGCTTCGGCTTGGCCTCCCTGGCC is a window encoding:
- the xerD gene encoding site-specific tyrosine recombinase XerD, encoding MRNPKNPSKTSDAKLINLFLDMLAAEQGAGDNTLDAYRRDLTDFSEFLGRSGQNFAGAETDTLRNYLADLDTRGFKSSSVARRLSAMRHLFRFLLNERIRSDDPAAILSGPKRGRGLPKVLSIADVDRMLTRAKELTEQDVSPQQRLRALRLYCLLEVLYATGLRVSELVALPLSASRRDARMIVVRGKGNKERLVPLNEASRQAMADYLAAMEVLKPEKKKNTPASKWLFPSFGESGHLTRQHFARDLKELAAASGLAPRLISPHVLRHAFASHLLHNGADLRIVQTLLGHTDISTTQIYTHVVEERLKSLVRDLHPLAEK
- a CDS encoding acetyl-CoA carboxylase carboxyltransferase subunit alpha; this encodes MPDQMRSYLDFEKPVAELEAKVDELRALAATGSDIGDEISRIEDKASQALTDLYSNLTPWQKTLVARHPQRPHFSDFVSALISEFTPMAGDRKFGEDEALMGGFGRFRGESICVIGQEKGATTESRIKHNFGMARPEGYRKAVRLMEMADRFGIPVLSIVDSAGAYPGIGAEERGQAEAIARSTDACLSLGVPNVAIVTGEGMSGGAIAITTANKVLMFEHAIYSVISPEAASSILWRDGTKAQEAATSMKITAQDMLRFGVIDLILKEPAGGAHRDSAAMIAATGDAIAQAFDDLRNLDADGVRRQRRQKFLDIGRKLG
- a CDS encoding murein L,D-transpeptidase family protein; translation: MKYRSLVRALVTSAALAGAGVLMAGCDSDQISLATNAKANQPVPPKLIQAMVEKDMDLNSPVLVRLFKQEAELEVWKQDRSGRFALLKTYPICRWSGDLGPKVREGDRQAPEGFYNISPAQMNPQSAYYLSFNTGYPNAFDRSLGRSGSQLMVHGDCSSRGCYAMTDEQIAEIYSLGRESFFGGQKSFQFQAYPFRMTPINMAKHRNNPNMPFWKMIKEGYDHFEVTKQEPKVDFCEKKYVFDAIRAPNATRDPVFEASAKCPAYAIPDEVADAVREKQATELAETARLIAKGTPVAQMNTGIDGGMNKVFAARVPEGNTGLSEGGDSQGLSVLAMSRAPGTIPSTVNPPRAPNSPSNNLLQGAPEEPKLAAAPAPTAGPTRVANAAPTAQNDGFFSSLARKVGIGGTADATATTASAPPPPAKPKVIEAKRTETPRPEASVPKPAAPKVAAAKPALKPSVSDAPAQAAAPAAAPSQVAGSAPIVSTNSFDSRFGAVK
- a CDS encoding DUF4431 domain-containing protein codes for the protein MRLSVHSLRFLAALIVTLTGLNSGPARSACLDVKKESPVTFAGKLTFRIFGGPPYNGGVTKGDTPEPTYILKLDRPVCAEGDDFVDPADKIDSIQVFPEWDQNKASTLSERLRRLVGTRVRVLGKSAFGAHTGHHHAPLLLPITSVERDVDPTDAYDTAMTTVQGFYVALAAGSGDEAVAFLVPEKRRNGPFSADAITKFYGHLDEPLSLIDVNPVSSNEYRVRYTFVARQPKRCDGEAIVRTTRVQDENLISSIRALNGC
- the secA gene encoding preprotein translocase subunit SecA, whose translation is MIGALARKFFGSANDRRVKGYQSRVNAINALEPELSALSDEALKARTAEFRAQLADGKTTLDDILVPAFATVREAAKRTLGQRHFDVQLIGGMVLHEGDIAEMKTGEGKTLVATLAVYLNALAGKGVHVVTVNDYLAKRDSEWMGQIYGFLGMTTGVIVHGLDDAERKNSYACDITYGTNNEYGFDYLRDNMKYRLEDMVQRSHFYAIVDEVDSILIDEARTPLIISGPLDDRSEFYNTIDTFLPKLDKTDYDVDEKQRTVTLTEAGMEKIETLLRDAGQLKGESLYDVENVSVVHHINQALRAHSLFNRDKDYIVRDDEVVIIDEFTGRMMQGRRYSEGLHQALEAKEHVQVQPENQTLASITFQNYFRMYEKLAGMTGTALTEADELFDIYKLEVVEIPTNVNIARLDEDDEVYRTQNEKYAAILAEIERANARLQPVLVGTASIEKSEVIADYLKQHGYKQIDFGAESGMDKLYAAARAGKPAKLFAVLNARFHEQEAYIVAEAGVPGAITIATNMAGRGTDIKLGGSLEMRILHETAGITDEAEKAAKIELIKADVERFREIVLKAEDEVEIEPAKGGKPAKTIRKPGGLYIIGSERHESRRIDNQLRGRSGRQGDPGRSKFFLSLEDDLMRIFGSDRLDSMLTRLGLKEGEAIIHPWINKALEKAQQKVEARNFDIRKNLLKFDNVQNDQRKVIFDQRIDLMKDDSVAETVADMRHAFVEDVVAKHVPEHAYAEQWDVAGLKDELKRVLDVDLPVETWAKEEGIADEELLGRIEKHVDEHMAAKVAQWGPDVMRYVEKTILLQTLDHLWREHLIMLDHLRQVIGLRGYGQRDPLQEYKSEAFSLFEAMIAHLREAVSAQLMRVEIVPPEEQQPPLPPMEAHKLDPNTGEDEMAFAGASLVPATAAADRDPKNPASWGKVGRNEDCPCNSGKKYKHCHGRYA